One window of Cucurbita pepo subsp. pepo cultivar mu-cu-16 unplaced genomic scaffold, ASM280686v2 Cp4.1_scaffold000805, whole genome shotgun sequence genomic DNA carries:
- the LOC111785888 gene encoding post-GPI attachment to proteins factor 3-like, giving the protein MLHFSKPASLLFVRDCVVQCEKSGCAGDKCFQHCKFSSDGKPVDGPWYLQEPLYLRWKQWDCQTDCRYHCMLAREEERSNVGDKPVKYHGKWPFRRVYGIQEPVAVALASLNLAVQFHGWISFFILIYYKLPLKPNKKTYYEYTGLWHIYGILAMNSCFWNAAFHSRDVELTEKLDCSSAAAFIGFSLIVAILRALNVRVEAARVMVSAPIISFVTTHILYLNFYKLDYGLNTKVCLVMSITQLLIWAVWAVLSRHPSQCKLWMLVFGGAVAMLLEAFDFPPYAGYVDAHALWHATSIPLSYIWWSFVRDDAEFRTAALLKKAE; this is encoded by the exons atgcTGCACTTCAGTAAACCTGCTTCGCTATTATTTGTCAGGGATTGTGTGGTGCAGTGTGAGAAATCTGGGTGTGCTGGCGACAAATGTTTTCAACATTGCAAATTCTCGTCGGATGGGAAGCCTGTGGATGGTCCATGGTATCTGCAGGAACCTTTGTATTTACGCTGGAAACAGTGGGACTGCCAGACCGATTGTAGGTACCACTGCATGCTTGCTagggaggaagaaagaagtaATGTTGGTGATAAGCCTGTCAAATACCATGGAAAATGGCCATTTAGGCGAGTCTATGGCATTCAG GAGCCAGTTGCAGTTGCTCTTGCTAGCCTCAATCTTGCCGTGCAATTTCATGGctggatttcttttttcattcttatatATTACAAGCTTCCATTGAAGCCTAATAAGAAGACCTACTATGAGTATACAGGGTTGTGGCATATCTATGGAATCTTAGCTATGAATTCTTGCTTCTGGAATGCTGCATTTCACTCTAG AGATGTGGAGTTGACTGAGAAGCTGGATTGTTCTTCAGCTGCGGCATTTATTGGATTCTCCCTAATTGTAGCAATACTGCGAGCCCTTAATGTGAGGGTTGAGGCTGCTAGAGTTATGGTCTCTGCTCCAATTATCTCATTCGTGACAACCCACATCTTATATCTCAACTTCTACAAACTTGATTATG GTCTGAATACTAAGGTCTGCCTGGTGATGAGCATTACTCAACTTCTCATTTGGGCGGTTTGGGCTGTTCTTTCTCGCCATCCCTCGCAATGCAAGTTGTGGATGTTAGTCTTTGGTGGGGCGGTTGCGATGCTCTTGGAGGCCTTCGATTTCCCTCCATATGCAGGATATGTGGATGCTCACGCACTCTGGCATGCAACTTCAATTCCTCTTTCATATATTTGGTGGAGTTTTGTGAGGGACGATGCTGAATTTAGAACTGCTGCACTTCTCAAGAAAGCGGAGTAA